A part of Spodoptera frugiperda isolate SF20-4 chromosome 25, AGI-APGP_CSIRO_Sfru_2.0, whole genome shotgun sequence genomic DNA contains:
- the LOC118282221 gene encoding uncharacterized protein LOC118282221, translated as MLVSLSLVLYTLCGAARGDIDSLYYQMVSSEVPPNVQDPLNYDNYTDTFDTPAKNDSLLFDTFVSVLTEVSTEQLRNVKSNIMNNYDLHRADVADIKRAFINIEDKYTDIINGKLKTMLDGKPINITDHFMIDFMDVSNYILEKVLRYHIKNVKGKIMTQTKWYRQTLKEKIVRQQTKISFNYIENSICDTLQVCRDRYYYSDYLTDWLRTLMNVSPRDLKRFFVPITEVLETHKYFIKSNIKFRQTIKYIINAETIVKRDTLDFLDEVLTNPDIVLKQAPNDLKPSVTLLRELFSLIDGAYDVNDQNIEQLENITEMLRDWIEGKSFDVHRVLNAIVENIRVNLKVWPLDIQSKIYYVWSEIIVL; from the exons ATGCTCGTGTCGCTCTCTCTTGTTCTAT ATACACTTTGTGGCGCAGCTAGAGGAGATATAGACTCATTATACTATCAAATGGTATCTTCGGAAGTACCTCCAAATGTACAGGACCCGCTAAACTATGACAACTACACAGACACATTCGATACTCCGGCAAAAAACGATTCTTTACTATTTGATACATTCGTCAGTGTACTAACAGAAGTGTCCACAGAACAATTGAGGAATGTGAAAAGCAACATCATGAATAACTACGATCTACACCGCGCGGATGTCGCAGACATTAAACGAGCATTCATCAACATCGAAGACAAATACACAGACATCATTAACGGAAAACTGAAAACTATGTTAGATGGAAAACCAATAAACATTACCGACCATTTTATGATAGATTTTATGGATGTTTCGAATTACATATTGGAAAAGGTATTAAGGTATCACATAAAAAATGTCAAGGGGAAAATTATGACGCAGACGAAATGGTACAGGCAAACTTTGAAAGAGAAGATCGTTCGGCAACAGACGAAAATATCGTTTAATTACATAGAGAACAGTATCTGCGATACCCTGCAGGTGTGCCGAGACAGGTACTACTACAGCGACTACTTGACGGATTGGTTGCGGACCTTGATGAACGTGTCGCCTCGGGATCTGAAGCGATTTTTTGTGCCGATCACAGAAGTATTGGAGACTCACAAGTATTTCATAAAATCCAATATAAAATTCCGACAAacaataaagtacataataaatgcCGAAACGATTGTGAAGAGAGATACACTGGACTTCCTGGACGAAGTGTTGACGAATCCTGACATCGTGTTGAAGCAAGCTCCGAATGATTTGAAGCCGAGCGTGACGCTTCTGCGAGAGTTGTTCAGTCTCATTGACGGCGCGTATGACGTAAACGATCAGAATATAGAACAGTTAGAAAACATAACAGAAATGTTAAGAGATTGGATCGAAGGGAAGAGTTTCGATGTTCACAGAGTTCTCAACGCTATAGTAGAGAACATTAGAGTCAATTTAAAAGTATGGCCGCTAGACATTCAGAGTAAAATCTACTACGTGTGGTCTGAAATCATAGTGCtatga